TCACCAAGCTGCCCACATACGCCGTTCTGCAAACAAGAGGCCGTCTGAAAATCCGTAAATCCGGCTTTCAGACGGCCTTTTCCGTTTAGGTAGGGTGTGTGGCGCAGCCACGCACGCGGTTTGGGCTGTTGGGAACAGCGCGGATTTGTTGAAGCAGCAGAGAACGCATGCGTCGCCTCTGGGCGACACACCCTACCTTGGGTTCGGCATAGGTTGATATAGTGAAACAAAATAGAAGCTACCTATCGTAGGCTGTGCTTCAGCCCGGCTAAATCACTATTTTCCTGATATTTTGCCGGGCTGAAGCCCAGCCTACATCGGATACTTTTGATCTGTACCCCACTATATCGGTTTTTCAGACGGCCTCTTTGCCGTTCCGTCGGACGGGTTTACGCGCCGACAATCAGCGGTTTGTCGGTGGAAACAATGATGCCGCCGCCGAGGCAGACATCACCGTCGTACAGCACGGCCGACTGGCCGGGCGTTACCGCCCATTGCGGCATGTCGAAAACGAGTTCGGCGGTGTCCTCATCGAGATAGCGCAACTCGCAAGGCGCGTCGGCCATGCGGTAGCGGGTTTTGCAGGTGTAGCGGCCGGGTTTGGGGCGTTCGGGCAGGGTGAAACTCAAATCGTTCATCACCAGGCTGTTTGTGTAAAGCAGCGGATGGTCGTGCCCCTGCACCACCAAAAGCTCGTTACGCGGCAGGTTTTTGCCGGCCACAAACCACGGCTCGCCCGCGCCGCCGATGCCCAAACCTTTGCGCTGGCCGATGGTGTAAAAGGTCAGCCCCACATGTTCGCCCATGGTTTTGCCCTCGGGCGTGATCATTTTGCCGGGGTTGGTGGGCAGATACTGCTGCAAAAATTCGCGGAACGGGCGTTCGCCGATAAAGCAGATGCCGGTGCTGTCTTTTTTGGCGGCGGTGGGCAGTTTGAACGCTTCGGCAAGGCGGCGCACTTCGGGTTTTTCCAAGCCGCCGAGCGGGAAAACGGCGCGCTCGAGCTGGTGCGGTTTGAGGCGGTAGAGAAAATAGCTTTGGTCTTTGTTGCCGTCTAAGCCTTTGAGCAGGCAGTGGCGGCCGCCGATGATTTCTTTGCGGGCGTAGTGGCCGGTGGCGATCACGTCCGCGCCCTGTTCCAGCGCGTAGTCGAGGAAGCATTTGAACTTGATTTCGGCATTGCACAGCACATCGGGGTTGGGCGTGCGGCCTGCGCTGTATTCTTTGAGAAAATAGGCGAATACCTTGTCTTTATACTGCGCGGCGAAATTGACGATGTCGATGTCGATGCCGATGATGTCGGCCACGGCGATGGCGTCGAAGGAATCTTGTTTGATGCTGCAATATTCGTCGTTGTCGTCGTCTTCCCAGTTTTGCATGAACACGCCGCGCACGCTGTGCCCCTGCTGTTTGAGCAGCGCGGCGGTTACGGAGGAATCGACGCCGCCGGAGAGGCCGACGACGATGTTGTGCTGTGTGTCTGTCATAAAAAAATCCTGCGGTGCGGGATGCCTAGGGTGTGTTGAATGTCAACACACCCTGTGCGGCAAAGCGGCGGATTGTACGTTTTTCAGACGGCCTTTAACAGGCCGTCTGAAAACATGACGGGCGGCATCCGGCTGCCTGCGCCTGTATAATCGCCGCTTTGCGCAAACAGGCCGTCTGAAATGACCGAATCCCGTTTTTCCTTTCTCGAGCGTTATCCCCATTTCCCCGCCGCACTGGCCAAAAAAGCGCGGGAAGCCGAGGCAGACTGTCCCGGGCGTTTCGGCGCGTCGCTCGTCGCCTGCCGCACCGCTGCGGAAAAAATCACCGAATTCCTCCTGATTCAAAC
The window above is part of the Neisseria bacilliformis genome. Proteins encoded here:
- the mnmA gene encoding tRNA 2-thiouridine(34) synthase MnmA; translated protein: MTDTQHNIVVGLSGGVDSSVTAALLKQQGHSVRGVFMQNWEDDDNDEYCSIKQDSFDAIAVADIIGIDIDIVNFAAQYKDKVFAYFLKEYSAGRTPNPDVLCNAEIKFKCFLDYALEQGADVIATGHYARKEIIGGRHCLLKGLDGNKDQSYFLYRLKPHQLERAVFPLGGLEKPEVRRLAEAFKLPTAAKKDSTGICFIGERPFREFLQQYLPTNPGKMITPEGKTMGEHVGLTFYTIGQRKGLGIGGAGEPWFVAGKNLPRNELLVVQGHDHPLLYTNSLVMNDLSFTLPERPKPGRYTCKTRYRMADAPCELRYLDEDTAELVFDMPQWAVTPGQSAVLYDGDVCLGGGIIVSTDKPLIVGA